Proteins found in one Perca fluviatilis chromosome 9, GENO_Pfluv_1.0, whole genome shotgun sequence genomic segment:
- the guk1b gene encoding guanylate kinase 1b isoform X2 encodes MSGPRPVVLSGPSGAGKSTLMKRLMKDHEDVFGFSVSHTTRNPRPGEEDGKDYHFTTKDAMQEGIDNGEFIENAEFSGNLYGTSKAAIEDVQAKNLICILDVDIQGVKRIKETDLNPIYISIQPPSMEILEKRLRDRQTETEESLQKRLEAARIDMELSNEPGVFDVVIINDDLERAYEELKDILSDDIQKVQEAKS; translated from the exons ATGTCAGGACCGAGGCCCGTGGTGCTGAGCGGCCCCTCCGGAGCAGGGAAGAGCACTCTGATGAAGAGGCTAATGAAGGATCACGAGGACGTCTTTGGATTCAGCGTGTCAC ACACAACACGAAACCCTCGACCTGGAGAGGAAGATGGAAAAG ACTACCACTTCACAACAAAAGATGCCATGCAGGAGGGAATTGACAACGGAGAGTTCATTGAAAACGCTGAGTTTTCTGGCAACCTGTATGGAACAAG TAAAGCTGCCATAGAAGACGTGCAGGCCAAAAACCTAATCTGCATCTTAGATGTGGACATCCAGGGTGTGAAGAGGATTAAAGAAACTGATCTGAACCCCATCTACATCTCCATCCAGCCTCCCTCCATGGAGATCCTG GAAAAACGtctgagggacagacagacagaaacagaggagAGTTTACAAAAACGCCTGGAGGCAGCGCGCATCGATATGGAGCTCA GTAACGAGCCCGGAGTGTTTGATGTTGTTATCATCAATGATGACTTAGAGAGGGCTTATGAAGAGCTGAAAGATATCCTCAGTGAC GATATCCAAAAAGTTCAGGAGGCCAAATCATAG
- the guk1b gene encoding guanylate kinase 1b isoform X1 produces the protein MSGPRPVVLSGPSGAGKSTLMKRLMKDHEDVFGFSVSHTTRNPRPGEEDGKGLNTLPMLLGATLLPVAAVFSSEDLEKSASLSCANKSETTDKDYHFTTKDAMQEGIDNGEFIENAEFSGNLYGTSKAAIEDVQAKNLICILDVDIQGVKRIKETDLNPIYISIQPPSMEILEKRLRDRQTETEESLQKRLEAARIDMELSNEPGVFDVVIINDDLERAYEELKDILSDDIQKVQEAKS, from the exons ATGTCAGGACCGAGGCCCGTGGTGCTGAGCGGCCCCTCCGGAGCAGGGAAGAGCACTCTGATGAAGAGGCTAATGAAGGATCACGAGGACGTCTTTGGATTCAGCGTGTCAC ACACAACACGAAACCCTCGACCTGGAGAGGAAGATGGAAAAG GGCTGAACACGCTCCCCATGCTTCTGGGGGCTACTTTACTGCCCGTAGCAGCCGTCTTCTCGTCTGAAGACTTAGAAAAGTCAGCCTCATTGTCGTGTGCAAACAAATCAGAAACCACAGATAAAG ACTACCACTTCACAACAAAAGATGCCATGCAGGAGGGAATTGACAACGGAGAGTTCATTGAAAACGCTGAGTTTTCTGGCAACCTGTATGGAACAAG TAAAGCTGCCATAGAAGACGTGCAGGCCAAAAACCTAATCTGCATCTTAGATGTGGACATCCAGGGTGTGAAGAGGATTAAAGAAACTGATCTGAACCCCATCTACATCTCCATCCAGCCTCCCTCCATGGAGATCCTG GAAAAACGtctgagggacagacagacagaaacagaggagAGTTTACAAAAACGCCTGGAGGCAGCGCGCATCGATATGGAGCTCA GTAACGAGCCCGGAGTGTTTGATGTTGTTATCATCAATGATGACTTAGAGAGGGCTTATGAAGAGCTGAAAGATATCCTCAGTGAC GATATCCAAAAAGTTCAGGAGGCCAAATCATAG